One segment of Erigeron canadensis isolate Cc75 chromosome 2, C_canadensis_v1, whole genome shotgun sequence DNA contains the following:
- the LOC122586530 gene encoding serine hydroxymethyltransferase 1, mitochondrial — protein sequence MAMALALRRLSSSADKPLQRLFNGGQLYSMSSLPSEAVYEKERPGVTWPKQLNAPLEVVDPEIADIIEHEKARQWKGLELIPSENFTSLSVMQAVGSVMTNKYSEGYPGARYYGGNEYIDMAETLCQKRALEAFRLDPAKWGVNVQSLSGSPANFQVYTALLKAHDRIMALDLPHGGHLSHGYQTDTKKISAVSIFFETMPYRLNESTGYIDYDQLEKSATLFRPKLIVAGASAYSRLYDYARIRKVCDKQKAILLADMAHISGLVAAGVVPSPFEYADVVTTTTHKSLRGPRGAMIFFRKGLKEVNKQGKEVFYDFEDKINQAVFPGLQGGPHNHTITGLAVALKQATTAEYKAYQEQVMSNCAKFAETLTKSGYELVSGGTENHLVLVNLKPKGIDGSRVEKVLEAVHIAANKNTVPGDVSAMVPGGIRMGTPALTSRGFVEEDFAKVAYFFDLAVKLALKIKGAAQGTKLKDFVAAMESGNFQSELSKLRHDVEEYAKQFPTIGFEKETMKYKN from the exons ATGGCAATGGCGTTGGCTCTTCGTAGGCTCTCGTCGTCTGCAGACAAGCCGTTGCAACGTCTCTTTAATGGCGGTCAGCTCTACTCCATG TCGTCTCTGCCTAGTGAAGCCGTGTACGAGAAAGAAAGGCCCGGCGTCACt TGGCCAAAGCAGTTGAATGCTCCACTTGAGGTTGTGGATCCTGAGATTGCAGATATTATTGAGCACGAAAAGGCTCGTCAATGGAAG GGTCTTGAACTCATACCATCAGAGAACTTTACCTCCCTATCAGTGATGCAAGCAGTTGGATCTGTGATGACTAACAAATACAGTGAAGGCTATCCAGGTGCTAGATACTATGGTGGAAACGA GTACATTGACATGGCTGAAACTTTGTGCCAAAAACGTGCCTTGGAAGCCTTCCGGTTAGATCCTGCAAAATGGGGAG TGAACGTGCAGTCTCTTTCGGGGTCACCAGCTAACTTCCAGGTTTACACTGCACTACTGAAGGCTCATGACAGAATCATGGCCCTTGATCTTCCTCATGGTGGACATTTGTCACACGGTTACCAG ACTGATACAAAGAAGATTTCTGCGGTATCTATATTTTTTGAGACTATGCCTTACAGACTAAACGAGAGCACTGGTTATATTGATTATGATCAG TTGGAGAAAAGTGCAACACTCTTTAGGCCAAAATTGATAGTTGCTGGTGCAAGTGCTTATTCTCGTTTGTATGACTATGCACGCATTCGCAAG GTCTGTGACAAGCAAAAAGCCATTCTGTTGGCCGATATGGCTCACATCAGTGGGCTGGTTGCAGCTGGGGTTGTCCCATCTCCATTTGAATACGCAGATGTCGTGACCACTACGACTCACAAGTCCCTTCGTGGTCCACGTGGTGCCATGATCTTCTTTAGAAAGGGGCTGAAAGAAGTCAACAAACAAGGAAAAGAG GTGTTCTATGATTTTGAAGACAAAATCAACCAGGCTGTCTTTCCTGGACTACAAGGAGGCCCACACAATCACACTATCACTGGTTTGGCAGTTGCGTTGAAACAG GCAACAACAGCAGAATACAAGGCATATCAAGAGCAAGTCATGAGCAACTGCGCCAAGTTTGCAGAG ACTTTAACTAAGAGCGGATATGAGCTTGTTTCTGGAGGAACAGAGAACCACTTGGTTTTAGTCAATTTGAAACCGAAG GGAATTGATGGTTCAAGGGTTGAAAAGGTGTTGGAAGCTGTTCACATTGCAGCCAACAAAAACACTGTCCCTGGTGATGTATCTGCCATGGTTCCTGGTGGTATCAGAATGG GAACCCCTGCTTTGACTTCTAGGGGATTTGTTGAAGAGGATTTTGCTAAAGTTGCCTATTTCTTTGACCTTGCTGTAAAACTGGCTTTGAAGATCAAGGGTGCAGCCCAAG GAACAAAGTTGAAGGACTTTGTGGCCGCAATGGAGTCAGGTAACTTCCAATCAGAACT